In Nisaea acidiphila, the DNA window GGTCGTGCCGGTCGGTCCAGTCCATCATCGGTGCGACGGATATGCGGTGCATCGTGTCTTTCTGCATCGGCTTCACGGCAGTGCATCGATTGTCAAACGGTCCGCGCAAATCGCGGAACACGGCGCCTTCTTTATCATTTCCAAGCCGCGACCGCATCCCGAAGCGGAAAATGGCAGCCATGCACAGGACTGAAAGCGCATTGCCCTTACGCCGAAACTCCACCCCCTCCCTGAATCGGGTTGACTCTTTGAGCCGCGCCGATACTGTATCAAAAAACTAATATATTAATATAACAACAAAAGGGAGGAACTGATGAAAACCACCATTCGTGTGCTCGGACTGGGGGTCGCCCTCGCGGCCGGGCTTGCCATGAGCCTGCCGTCCTACGCTGCCACGACCCTTCGCATCGGCACGGTGCTCGCGCCGGACGATCCGATGGGCCGGGGTCTCGAGAAATTCAAAGCCGAAGTGGAAGAAGCGACGAAGGGGGAGGTCCGGATCCAGGTCTTCCACAGCTCGCAGCTCGGCGACACCACGGAGATGATCGATCAGGCGCGCGCCGGCGCGAATGTCGGCACCGTGACCGACGTCGCCCGTCTCTCGAGCTTCGTCCCGTCGCTCGCGGTGATGTCCGCACCGTTCCTGTTCGACACTTTCGAGCAGGCGGACAAGTTCGCGCTGTCGGAGGATTATCTCTCCTGGGGCGATACGCTGAAGGAGAAGTCGGGCCTCGTGATGCTGGCCTCCAACTGGTATCAGGGACCGCGGCACGCGCTGACACAGGTTCCGGTTTCCAAACCGGCGGATCTCTCCGGCATCCGCATGCGGACCATCGGCGCGCCGGTCTGGATCGAGACCATCCGGGCCATGGGCGCCGAGCCGACGCCGATCGCCTGGGGCGAGGTCTATTCGGCCCTGCAGATGGGTGTGATCGACGCCGCCGAGGCACAGCCGACCGCGATCAAGGGCGCCAAGCTCTACGAGGTGATCAAGCATGTCACCAAGACCGGGCATATCCAGCTGGTGACGGCCCTGGTCGTCTCGGCCGAGTCCTGGGACCAGATCTCCGCCGACAACCAGAAGATCGTGCGCGATCTCGCGGTGGAGAACGGGCGTTACGCCTCGGGGCTCACCATCGAACTCGGCGAGAAGGCCCTTGCCGATGTCGCGGCCAGCGGCGTCACCATTTCGGAGGTCGATCTCGCGCCCTTCAAGAAGGCCGTGGCCGGCGTCTATGAGCTGCTCGACCTCAACAAGGAGGTCGCCATCGTGAACCGGGTGCTCGGACGCTAACGCGTTCCTCCCTCGCGGCGCAGTCCGGAAACAGGGCGGACCCCATGCTGAAACGCTTTGAATTTGGCTGCGCCGCGCTCCTGCTGGCCGCCGTGGTACTGCTTGTCGGCATCGCCTCGGTGGCACGGGCGCTCGGTTCGCCCATCATCTGGTCGATCGAGATCGCACAGCTGCTCTTCCTCTGGCTCTGCATCTTCGCGATCGACCTTTCGCTTCAGCACGACCGGCATTTCGGCATCAGCCTGCTGCTCGACAACGTGTCGCCGGCACGTCGGCGGATCGTCGAGATCGTCAACCTGGTCGTGCTGATCTGCCTCCTCGGCTACCTGATCCAGTTCGCCTGGAAGAACACCATCCTGATGCATCCCAGGCTCGACGGCGCCTTGCAGATCCCCGGCTCCTATTTCCACGCCAGCATGATTGTCGGCTTCGCGCTGATGATCCGCACCCTGGCGGTCCAACTCTTCC includes these proteins:
- a CDS encoding C4-dicarboxylate TRAP transporter substrate-binding protein — its product is MKTTIRVLGLGVALAAGLAMSLPSYAATTLRIGTVLAPDDPMGRGLEKFKAEVEEATKGEVRIQVFHSSQLGDTTEMIDQARAGANVGTVTDVARLSSFVPSLAVMSAPFLFDTFEQADKFALSEDYLSWGDTLKEKSGLVMLASNWYQGPRHALTQVPVSKPADLSGIRMRTIGAPVWIETIRAMGAEPTPIAWGEVYSALQMGVIDAAEAQPTAIKGAKLYEVIKHVTKTGHIQLVTALVVSAESWDQISADNQKIVRDLAVENGRYASGLTIELGEKALADVAASGVTISEVDLAPFKKAVAGVYELLDLNKEVAIVNRVLGR
- a CDS encoding TRAP transporter small permease → MLKRFEFGCAALLLAAVVLLVGIASVARALGSPIIWSIEIAQLLFLWLCIFAIDLSLQHDRHFGISLLLDNVSPARRRIVEIVNLVVLICLLGYLIQFAWKNTILMHPRLDGALQIPGSYFHASMIVGFALMIRTLAVQLFRLIRAQS